The Saccharothrix sp. HUAS TT1 genome contains a region encoding:
- a CDS encoding MucR family transcriptional regulator, with the protein MRYGDPDGFGRHGILDLDAFGNPVCHECGQPYPFLGRHVRRHGIDPDRYRERHGLGRQTPLASRQIRAEMSKVGKTKVDAPWWPKFRASLDTEGSLRAARAAHAQGTRPETRRRKQDNAVQAMRDANLARRNPTVHTCLICGAQWCRIGKGRPPKVCSDACRVRQLGWDPRAARTILLRPERVDWKAPIPEIRAQWVEPPEIARVLGLSRAYVYRVLRQERVDPGRR; encoded by the coding sequence ATGCGCTACGGCGACCCCGACGGCTTCGGCCGTCACGGCATCCTCGACCTCGACGCCTTCGGCAACCCCGTCTGCCACGAATGCGGGCAGCCCTACCCGTTCCTCGGCCGCCACGTCCGCCGCCACGGCATCGACCCCGACCGCTACCGCGAACGGCACGGCCTCGGCCGGCAGACCCCGCTCGCATCGCGGCAGATCCGCGCCGAGATGAGCAAGGTCGGCAAGACCAAGGTCGACGCGCCCTGGTGGCCGAAGTTCAGGGCCTCCCTCGACACCGAGGGCTCCCTCCGCGCCGCCCGCGCCGCGCACGCGCAGGGAACCCGTCCCGAGACGCGGCGGCGCAAGCAGGACAACGCGGTCCAGGCGATGAGGGACGCCAACCTCGCCCGCCGCAATCCCACCGTGCACACCTGCCTGATCTGCGGGGCGCAGTGGTGCCGCATCGGCAAAGGCCGGCCGCCGAAGGTGTGCTCCGACGCGTGCCGGGTCCGGCAGCTCGGTTGGGACCCGCGCGCCGCCCGCACCATCCTGCTGCGCCCCGAGCGGGTCGACTGGAAGGCGCCCATCCCGGAGATCCGGGCGCAGTGGGTGGAGCCGCCCGAGATCGCCCGCGTCCTGGGCCTGTCGCGGGCCTACGTGTACCGGGTGCTGCGGCAGGAACGCGTCGACCCCGGCCGTCGGTGA